A stretch of the Oncorhynchus clarkii lewisi isolate Uvic-CL-2024 chromosome 9, UVic_Ocla_1.0, whole genome shotgun sequence genome encodes the following:
- the LOC139415828 gene encoding gastrula zinc finger protein XlCGF57.1-like produces MSKLQLLRVFLNDRLTAAAVEIFGAVEKTVVEYQEENDRLRRLLRRTPEIQLCGIDSLQLSVSEEEVPPEQQHCEQEWSPSLEQEDPETTQIKEEQEEVRTSQKEEQLQGVEPDIIDLDFTPPCVKGECDLEDPLWSLTLPQTKNEENRESDSKPVDLKPFVTVTHIKGLNIPCDPPDNQNNAFRHSSAVSRDTVGLDSSPSPPLGPSPPLDPSPPLDPSPLLDLNSPLEENCSKLSTTSRRTHHCHDCGKTFALKADLQRHMTLTNKRLSECRFCKKRYNSTCKLKAHVRLCHGGKPCICPVCGKIFKYKGVLPKHMRIHQGETSLSRGDCEKSFSHKGALNLYELTHTGVKPFSCGDCEKSFNLKNNLTRHKLIHTGEKPFSCGDCGKSFSLKNNLTRHKLIHTREKPFSCGVCGKSFSQKGDLGRHKLTHTDDKPFSCGDCGKNFRQKGDLRRHILTHTGEKPFSCGDCGKSFNQKGDLSRHRQTHTGEKQHGCSVCGKRFIRKAHLLKHVNNVHKERKRDENKNNEN; encoded by the exons ATGTCTAAACTACAGTTGTTGCGTGTGTTTTTAAATGATCGATTAACGGCGGCTGCTGTGGAGATTTTCGGGGCAGTTGAGAAAACGGTAGTGGAGTACCAGGAGGAGAATGATCGGCTACGGAGACTGCTGCGGAGGACACCGGAGATACAACTATGTGGAATAG actccctgcagctctctgtctctgaagaGGAGGTTCCCCCTGAGCAGCAGCACTGTGAGCAGGAGTGGAGCCCCAGTCTGGAGCAGGAGGACCCAGAGACCAcacagattaaagaggaacaggaggaagtCAGGACCAGTCAGAAGGAAGAGCAGCTTCAAGGGGTGGAGCCTGATATCATAGATTTAGATTTCACTCCTCCCTGTGTGAAAGGTGAATGTGATCTGGAGGACCCACTTTGGTCCTTGACTCTTCCTCAAACCAAGaatgaggaaaacagagagagtgacTCTAAACCAGTGGATCTCAAACCTTTTGTCACTGTGACCCACATTAAGGGTCTCAACATTCCCTGTGACCCTCCAGATAATCAAAACAATGCCTTCAGACACAGTTCAGCTGTAAGCAGAGACACAGTAGGACTTGACAGCAGTCCCAGTCCACCATTGGGTCCCAGCCCACCATTGGATCCCAGTCCACCATTGGATCCCAGTCCACTATTGGATCTCAACTCACCATTGGAGGAAAACTGTTCCAAACTCAGCACCACATCTAGAAGAACTCACCACTGCCATGACTGTGGTAAAACGTTTGCTCTGAAAGCTGACCTGCAGAGGCATATGACTCTCACCAATAAGAGACTCAGTGAATGCCGCTTCTGCAAGAAACGCTACAACTCCACCTGTAAACTGAAGGCCCATGTCCGACTCTGTCACGGTGGTAAACCCTGTATCTGCCCTGTTTGTGGCAAGATCTTCAAATACAAAGGAGTTCTGCCCAAGCACATGAGGATTCACCAAGGAGAGACATCTTTAAGCCGTGGTGACTGTGAGAAAAGCTTCAGTCACAAGGGTGCCCTAAACTTATATGAACTGACTCACACTGGGGTgaaaccatttagctgtggtgactgtgAGAAAAGCTTCAATCTCAAGAATAATCTAACCAGGCATAAActgattcacacaggagagaaaccatttagctgtggtgactgtgggaaaagctttaGTCTCAAGAATAACCTAACCAGGCATAAACTGATTCACACAAgagagaaaccatttagctgtggtgTCTGTGGAAAAAGCTTTAGTCAGAAAGGGGACCTAGGGAGGCACAAACTGACTCACACAGATGATaaaccatttagctgtggtgactgCGGGAAAAACTTCAGACAGAAAGGGGACCTAAGGAGACACAtactgactcacacaggagagaaaccatttagctgtggtgactgtgggaaaagcttcaatCAGAAGGGGGACCTAAGTAggcacagacagactcacacaggagagaaacaacatgGCTGCTCAGTCTGTGGTAAAAGATTCATTCGTAAGGCTCATCTGCTGAAGCATGTGAATAACGTCCACAAAGAAAGAAAACGGGATGAAAACAAGAACAACGAAAATTAG
- the LOC139415842 gene encoding zinc finger protein 300-like, with protein MSKLQLLRLFLNERLTAAAVEIFGAVEKTVVEYQEENDRLRRLLRNRITPDIKLCRIDSLQVSVSEEEVPPEQQHCEREWSPSLGQEDPEPTLIIDEEEEIRTSQEEEQFQGLEPDIEFIFTPSCVKSECDQEDPLWSLTLPQTQTGENRESNSKPVDLKPFGTVTHIKGLNIPCDLPDNQNNAYRHSSAVNSNLVGLDISPPFDPNAPMGEPCICPFCGKTFKQKGNLSMHMKIHTGEKPFSCGDCGKRFNRKEHLTRHIRIHRGEKPFSCHFCCKSFNQKGDLRRHILTHTGEKPFSCGDCGKGFIRKEHLIAHIRTHTGEVSVSSRA; from the exons ATGTCTAAACTACAGTTGTTGCGTTTGTTTTTAAATGAGCGTTTAACGGCGGCTGCTGTGGAGATTTTCGGTGCAGTTGAGAAAACGGTGGTGGAGTACCAGGAGGAGAATGATCGGCTACGGAGACTGCTGCGGAATCGAATCACACCGGAtattaaactatgtagaatag acTCCCTGCAGGTCTCTGTCTCTGAAGAGGAGGTTCCCCCTGAGCAGCAGCACTGTGAGCGGGAGTGGAGCCCCAGCCTGGGGCAGGAGGACCCAGAGCCCACACTGATTatagacgaagaggaggaaatcaggACCAGTCAGGAGGAGGAGCAGTTTCAAGGGCTGGAGCCTGATATAGAGTTCATATTCACTCCTTCCTGTGTGAAAAGTGAATGTGATCAGGAGGACCCACTTTGGTCCTTGACTCTTCCCCAAACCCAGactggagagaacagagagagtaattCTAAACCAGTGGATCTCAAACCTTTTGGCACTGTGACCCACATTAAGGGTCTCAACATTCCCTGTGACCTTCCAGATAATCAAAACAATGCCTACAGACACAGCTCAGCTGTAAATAGCAACCTAGTAGGGCTTGACATCAGCCCACCATTTGATCCCAACGCACCAATGGGGGAACCCTGCATCTGCCCCTTTTGTGGCAAGACCTTCAAACAAAAAGGAAATCTGTCCATGCACATGaagattcacacaggagagaaaccgtttAGCTGTGGTGACTGCGGGAAACGCTTCAATCGCAAGGAGCACTTAACCAGACATATACGCATTCACAGAGGAGAGAAACCATTCAGCTGTCATTTTTGCTGTAAAAGCTTCAATCAGAAAGGGGATCTAAGGAGACACAtactgactcacacaggagagaaaccattcaGCTGTGGTGACTGCGGTAAAGGCTTCATTCGCAAGGAGCATCTAATTGCACATATACGGACTCACACAGGAGAAGTGTCGGTGTCAAGCAGAGCCTAA